A genomic stretch from Lathyrus oleraceus cultivar Zhongwan6 chromosome 2, CAAS_Psat_ZW6_1.0, whole genome shotgun sequence includes:
- the LOC127122206 gene encoding uncharacterized protein LOC127122206: MVNRNQIADNVMQQIRHDDMPVDNNLATMVERIMVRNGVHFGLQRQNYTSPLSEYILQTETPLRTKIHKFTKFYGDTTESTIEHVARYLIEAGDISKNQNLKMKYFPSSLTKNSFTWFTILPQNSIHTWNQLERMFHEQFYMGQTKISLKELTSIKRKFTELIDDYINRLRLLKARYFTHVPEHELVEMAVGGLDYSIKKKLDTQYLRGMAQLVDRVGQLERLKEQKARANKNKRVAYVEFSNDDEGSYNGPLDFEENEIDLAELKQRPSYACKVLALSNGKNPIEPEKNDKFPKKTYTFDVTKCDEIFNLLVKDGQMLVPPGAKVSPLEQRKKIRFCKYHNFSGHKTYQCFLFRDLV; encoded by the coding sequence ATGGTAAATAGAAACCAAATTGCTGATAATGTCATGCAGCAGATTCGACATGATGATATGCCAGTAGATAACAATTTGGCAACCATGGTTGAAAGGATTATGGTTCGAAATGGGGTACACTTTGGCCTTCAAAGGCAAAATTATACATCACCTTTGTCGGAATATATCCTACAGACAGAAACACCCCTCAGAACAAAAATCCACAAATTCACTAAGTTTTATGGGGATACTACTGAATCCACTATCGAACATGTGGCTAGATATTTAATAGAGGCGGGAGACATTTCGAAGAACCAAAACCTTAAGATGAAATATTTCCCAAGTTCTCTCACAAAGAATTCCTTCACCTGGTTTACCATCTTGCCACAAAATTCGATTCATACTTGGAATCAGTTAGAAAGAATGTTCCATGAGCAgttttacatgggacaaacaaaGATAAGTCTGAAGGAATTGACCAGTATTAAACGAAAGTTCACTGAGCTAATTGATGATTATATAAATAGACTTCGATTACTCAAAGCTAGGTATTTTACACATGTACCAGAGCATGAATTGGTCGAAATGGCCGTTGGGGGCCTTGACTATTCTATCAAGAAAAAGTTAGACACCCAGTATTTGAGAGGTATGGCCCAACTGGTTGATAGGGTTGGACAGTTAGAACGCTTGAAGGAACAAAAGGCTagagcaaataagaataaaagaGTAGCCTACGTCGAATTCAGTAATGATGACGAAGGGTCCTATAATGGGCCTTTAGACTTCGAGGAAAATGAAATCGACCTTGCTGAGTTGAAACAAAGACCATCTTATGCTTGTAAGGTCTTGGCCCTGTCGAATGGAAAAAACCCTATTGAACCAGAAAAGAATGATAAATTTCCTAAGAAAACTTACACTTTCGACGTTACAAAATGTGATGAAATCTTCAATTTATTAGTTAAGGATGGTCAAATGTTAGTGCCTCCTGGTGCTAAAGTGTCtcctttagaacaaagaaagaaaataagGTTTTGCAAGTACCATAATTTTTCGGGTCATAAAACATatcaatgttttcttttcagggatcttgttTAG